The proteins below are encoded in one region of Juglans microcarpa x Juglans regia isolate MS1-56 chromosome 4D, Jm3101_v1.0, whole genome shotgun sequence:
- the LOC121260062 gene encoding uncharacterized protein LOC121260062: MAELVKQTLAKPIQLADQVAKAADEASSFKLECGELKSKTEKLAGLLRQAARASADLYERPTRRIIVDTEQVLDKALSLVLKCRVNGIVKRVFTIIPAAAFRKMSAQLENSIGDVSWLLRVSAPAEDRDDEYLGLPPTAANEPILCLIWEQIAALHTASLEDRSDAAASLVSLARDNDRYGKLIIEEGGVVPLLKLIKEGKPEGQENAARAIGLLGRDPESVEHMIVAGVCSVFVKILKEGPMKVQAVVAWAVSELVANYPKCQDLFAQHNIIRLLVGHLAFETVQEHSKYAITSTRATSIHAVVMASNNPNAMNMNKGIDEEDPNFQSQILHPMGNKTPSQMHNVVTNTMMMNPPSKPLQPRGNVSTQTNHNSATSKDPNNVKQNHQSHQPHHQQNVSLSGSGLNHKGRELEDPAIKANMKAMAARALWHLSKGNPSICRSITESRALLCFAVLLEKGTQDVKYNSAMALVEITAVAEKDAELRRSAFKPNSPACKAVVEQLLKIIEEEDSDLLIPCIKAIGNLARTFRVTETRMIGPLVQFLDEREDEISKEVAIALTKFACPENYLCSDHSRAIISAGGPKPLIQLVFFGERTVQISALPLLCYIALHVPDSEVLAQVEVLSVLDWASKQSHLLTQDEKLESLLQDAKCRLELYQSRGPRTFH; the protein is encoded by the coding sequence ATGGCGGAATTAGTGAAGCAAACATTGGCGAAGCCGATCCAGCTAGCTGACCAAGTCGCCAAGGCCGCCGACGAGGCTAGTTCGTTCAAGCTGGAGTGCGGGGAGCTTAAATCAAAGACGGAGAAGCTTGCTGGGCTGCTCCGCCAGGCTGCCCGAGCCAGCGCCGATCTCTACGAGCGCCCCACCAGGCGGATCATCGTAGACACAGAGCAAGTGCTGGATAAGGCTCTGTCCCTCGTGCTTAAATGCCGCGTCAACGGCATCGTCAAGCGCGTGTTCACCATCATACCTGCCGCCGCCTTTCGCAAAATGTCGGCCCAGCTTGAGAATTCGATCGGGGACGTGTCTTGGCTGCTCCGCGTCTCAGCTCCGGCCGAGGATCGGGACGACGAGTACTTGGGCCTGCCTCCCACAGCAGCGAACGAGCCAATTTTGTGTCTCATATGGGAACAGATTGCGGCTCTTCATACGGCCTCGCTCGAGGACCGTTCGGATGCAGCGGCTTCACTGGTTTCCCTTGCCCGGGACAACGATCGGTATGGGAAGCTGATCATAGAGGAAGGTGGGGTCGTACCCTTGTTGAAACTGATCAAAGAGGGCAAACCGGAAGGGCAAGAGAACGCTGCCCGGGCGATTGGGCTTCTGGGACGCGACCCGGAAAGCGTTGAGCACATGATCGTCGCGGGTGTTTGTTCGGTGTTTGTGAAAATCCTCAAAGAAGGTCCCATGAAAGTTCAGGCTGTGGTGGCTTGGGCTGTTTCCGAGCTCGTGGCTAATTACCCCAAGTGCCAAGATCTGTTTGCTCAGCACAATATAATTCGGTTGCTGGTAGGCCACCTCGCATTTGAGACTGTTCAAGAGCACAGTAAATATGCAATTACTAGCACCAGAGCCACATCGATCCATGCGGTTGTAATGGCAAGTAATAACCCAAACGCCATGAATATGAACAAGGGAATTGACGAGGAGGACCCAAACTTTCAGAGTCAAATTCTTCACCCCATGGGGAACAAGACGCCGAGTCAGATGCACAATGTAGTGACTAACACCATGATGATGAATCCCCCGTCCAAGCCACTCCAACCGCGAGGCAATGTTTCAACTCAAACCAACCACAACAGTGCCACAAGCAAGGACCCAAACAATGTGAAGCAGAATCACCAATCCCATCAACCACACCACCAGCAAAACGTCTCTCTTTCTGGGTCTGGTTTGAATCATAAGGGTAGGGAATTGGAAGACCCTGCTATCAAGGCAAACATGAAGGCAATGGCAGCAAGAGCCCTTTGGCACCTTTCCAAAGGAAACCCATCCATCTGCCGCAGCATCACTGAGTCAAGAGCACTGTTATGCTTCGCTGTTCTTCTAGAGAAAGGGACCCAAGATGTCAAGTATAATTCTGCCATGGCATTGGTGGAGATCACTGCGGTCGCTGAGAAAGATGCTGAATTGAGAAGATCTGCATTCAAACCCAATTCACCTGCCTGCAAAGCTGTTGTTGAGCAACTGCTAAAGATCATTGAGGAAGAAGATTCAGACCTCCTTATCCCATGCATCAAGGCTATTGGGAATTTGGCAAGGACATTCAGGGTAACAGAAACAAGGATGATCGGCCCGTTGGTGCAGTTTCTCGatgagagagaagatgagataTCCAAGGAGGTTGCAATTGCTCTCACAAAATTTGCCTGCCCAGAAAACTATCTCTGCTCTGATCACTCAAGGGCGATCATAAGTGCCGGAGGGCCAAAGCCCTTGATCCAGCTGGTGTTTTTTGGTGAAAGGACGGTTCAAATTTCTGCATTGCCTCTCCTATGCTACATTGCTCTGCATGTACCAGACAGCGAGGTACTTGCCCAGGTGGAGGTGCTCAGTGTGCTTGATTGGGCTTCCAAACAATCTCACCTCCTCACCCAGGATGAAAAACTGGAATCATTGTTACAAGATGCTAAATGCAGGTTGGAGCTATACCAATCCAGAGGTCCAAGGACATTCCACTGA